From Mucilaginibacter rubeus, a single genomic window includes:
- a CDS encoding DUF3037 domain-containing protein, with protein MQVFEYAVIRVVPRVEREEFINIGVILFCPKQKFLKVLFKPDDERLAAFCGDLDLDCLKENINSLERICNGEKDAGPIAQLDQPSRFRWLTATRSTVVQASKVHPGMTTDAEATLNRLFEQMVL; from the coding sequence ATGCAGGTATTTGAGTACGCAGTTATCCGCGTTGTACCGAGGGTGGAGCGCGAAGAGTTTATCAATATCGGGGTGATATTGTTTTGTCCAAAACAAAAGTTTTTAAAAGTACTATTCAAACCTGACGATGAACGGCTGGCTGCTTTTTGTGGTGACCTGGACCTGGATTGCCTCAAGGAAAATATCAATTCCCTCGAACGGATTTGTAATGGCGAGAAGGATGCAGGCCCTATAGCGCAGTTGGATCAGCCATCGCGCTTTCGCTGGCTTACGGCAACACGTAGCACAGTGGTACAGGCATCAAAAGTGCACCCTGGCATGACTACCGATGCCGAGGCTACCTTGAACAGGTTGTTTGAGCAGATGGTGTTATAA
- a CDS encoding DinB family protein: protein MDTLKSLLQEMEQEAQTTEKMLSRIPDDKYQWKPHPKSMTIEQLSTHIAELPTWVSLTLHTDGLDFATVPYEPKKVSGTAELMKLFEDSLADGYSNLQKADVSTFDKIWTLRNGEQILNQRSKADVIRMTYCQIVHHRAQLGVYLRLLDIPIPGSYGPSADEQGF from the coding sequence ATGGACACTTTAAAATCATTATTGCAGGAGATGGAACAGGAAGCTCAAACCACCGAAAAAATGCTGAGCCGCATCCCCGACGATAAATACCAATGGAAACCGCACCCAAAAAGCATGACCATTGAACAACTATCTACCCACATTGCTGAATTACCTACCTGGGTAAGCCTGACCCTACATACCGATGGACTTGACTTTGCTACCGTACCCTATGAACCAAAAAAAGTAAGCGGCACAGCCGAATTAATGAAACTATTCGAAGATTCATTGGCCGATGGCTACTCAAACCTGCAAAAGGCCGATGTCAGCACTTTTGATAAGATTTGGACATTGCGCAACGGAGAACAAATTCTGAATCAACGTTCGAAAGCCGACGTAATCAGAATGACGTATTGCCAGATAGTGCACCACAGGGCACAGTTGGGCGTTTATTTGCGTTTGCTGGATATTCCTATTCCGGGAAGTTATGGCCCGAGCGCGGATGAGCAGGGCTTTTAA
- a CDS encoding polysaccharide deacetylase family protein, with protein MKKLALFLLLLNFVFVANAQQTKRKKAIIVLTYDDGINSQLNIAIPQLDSAHLTATFFLMGNMTEATLPRWREVGKKGYELANHTLYHPCLLTNVKANPANNSAIYTPYMMLREINEMNTLLFALDGKTSGRTYAYPCTEVEVGGINYVDTLRKAGLAKYARIGGGPDAVITDFKNLDPLKVPSWGVTGNPVTGDALIDFVKKVQQSGGLGIFMFHGVGGDYLITPADAHRKLLTYLAAHRNEIEVTTFMKAMDEVMATK; from the coding sequence ATGAAAAAATTAGCGCTGTTTCTGTTATTGCTCAACTTTGTATTTGTTGCCAACGCGCAACAAACTAAACGCAAAAAAGCGATTATTGTACTTACTTATGATGATGGCATCAATTCGCAGTTAAACATCGCTATTCCCCAGTTAGATTCGGCACATCTCACTGCCACATTCTTTTTAATGGGCAACATGACCGAAGCTACTTTACCCCGCTGGCGCGAGGTTGGTAAAAAAGGTTACGAGTTGGCTAATCACACTTTATATCATCCTTGTCTGCTTACCAACGTAAAGGCCAACCCCGCAAATAACTCGGCCATTTATACACCATACATGATGCTTCGCGAAATAAACGAGATGAATACCCTGCTTTTTGCCCTTGATGGCAAAACAAGTGGGCGTACTTACGCTTATCCATGCACCGAAGTTGAGGTTGGCGGTATAAACTATGTTGACACATTACGCAAAGCCGGGCTGGCAAAATATGCCCGTATTGGCGGTGGCCCAGATGCCGTGATCACCGACTTTAAAAACCTCGATCCGTTAAAAGTACCTTCATGGGGTGTAACGGGTAACCCGGTGACAGGAGATGCTCTGATAGATTTTGTTAAAAAAGTACAGCAAAGCGGGGGCCTGGGCATTTTCATGTTTCACGGCGTAGGCGGCGACTACCTGATCACCCCTGCTGATGCCCACAGAAAGTTATTGACCTACCTCGCAGCCCACCGAAACGAGATTGAAGTAACAACGTTTATGAAAGCGATGGATGAGGTAATGGCCACTAAATAA
- a CDS encoding alpha/beta hydrolase — MKKFKTVFNQVKSLNGAEAPDMANLLWQLICYSPKMPVRLQQQHLLDEAKPFTLEVDDPHFAKSVLKFNGFVWGESSRKIMITHGWGSKAADFAELITALKNITDTQVIAFDAPGNGSSEGELSNLLLFAKAAEAVINTFGAPDIIIGHSLGAMANAIAVKETAIKPALLISIAPLINLKENFVASLNAADVAPAIQDKFFADFEHLFAMEASGFTMDRLYPSGAIKRHWLAYDEDDKTAPYKFLKDFLAVYPSIQTKAYDGRGHERIIKDEAVIADIVNLIA, encoded by the coding sequence ATGAAAAAGTTTAAGACGGTATTTAATCAGGTAAAATCCCTTAACGGAGCCGAAGCGCCAGATATGGCAAACCTGTTGTGGCAGCTTATCTGTTACTCGCCTAAAATGCCGGTACGCCTGCAGCAGCAACATTTGCTTGACGAAGCTAAACCTTTTACGCTTGAAGTTGATGATCCTCATTTTGCAAAATCAGTGTTAAAGTTCAATGGTTTTGTCTGGGGCGAAAGCAGCCGAAAGATTATGATCACACATGGTTGGGGTTCAAAAGCTGCCGATTTTGCCGAGCTTATTACCGCTTTAAAAAATATTACAGATACACAGGTCATCGCTTTCGACGCGCCGGGTAATGGCAGTTCGGAAGGGGAACTGTCAAATCTGTTACTCTTCGCCAAAGCAGCGGAAGCTGTGATCAATACTTTTGGTGCGCCGGATATAATTATCGGTCATTCGTTAGGTGCCATGGCCAATGCCATCGCTGTAAAGGAAACCGCTATCAAGCCCGCTCTGCTCATCAGCATCGCGCCGCTTATAAACCTTAAAGAAAACTTTGTTGCAAGCCTCAATGCAGCCGATGTTGCGCCGGCGATTCAGGATAAGTTTTTTGCCGATTTTGAACACCTTTTTGCTATGGAGGCATCAGGTTTTACAATGGATAGATTATACCCTTCAGGTGCTATTAAACGGCACTGGCTTGCCTATGATGAGGATGATAAAACTGCACCGTACAAGTTTTTGAAAGATTTCCTTGCCGTATATCCATCTATCCAGACTAAAGCCTACGATGGACGTGGCCATGAGCGAATTATCAAAGATGAGGCGGTGATAGCTGATATTGTTAATTTGATAGCCTGA
- a CDS encoding HipA family kinase, producing MNYTPPQLRTINVIRYVTPLREGGSLPAIAEADDEFLYVLKFRGAGQGVKALIAELIGGEIARLLGFKVPELVFANLDEAFGRSEADEEIQDLLKFSVGLNLALHYLSGAITFDPAVTVVESKLASQIVWFDCLLTNVDRTARNTNMLIWHKELWMIDNGAALYFHHSWNNWQEMAIRPFLQVKDHVLLARANQLDTVDAEFKAILTPEKIRDIVALIPDEWITYRDFEETPDEVRNIYAEFLITRLAASEVFVNAAKQALYAGI from the coding sequence ATGAATTACACACCACCACAGCTCCGCACCATTAACGTGATCCGTTACGTAACGCCGTTGCGCGAGGGCGGGTCATTGCCGGCCATTGCCGAAGCTGATGACGAATTTTTATATGTACTAAAGTTCCGCGGAGCGGGGCAGGGCGTAAAAGCCCTCATTGCCGAATTAATTGGCGGCGAAATAGCACGACTGTTAGGTTTTAAAGTGCCTGAATTAGTTTTCGCCAACCTGGATGAAGCTTTCGGTCGTTCGGAGGCTGATGAAGAGATCCAGGACCTGCTGAAATTTAGTGTAGGGCTTAACCTCGCGCTGCATTATCTGTCAGGCGCAATTACATTTGATCCTGCTGTTACCGTGGTTGAATCTAAACTGGCGTCGCAAATAGTTTGGTTTGATTGCTTGCTTACCAATGTTGACCGTACCGCGCGCAATACCAATATGCTGATATGGCATAAAGAGCTATGGATGATTGATAACGGTGCCGCACTGTATTTCCATCACTCCTGGAACAACTGGCAGGAAATGGCTATCCGTCCGTTTTTGCAGGTGAAAGATCATGTGCTATTGGCCCGTGCTAATCAGTTAGATACTGTTGACGCCGAATTTAAAGCGATATTAACGCCCGAAAAGATCCGTGATATAGTAGCGCTGATTCCTGACGAATGGATCACCTATAGGGATTTTGAAGAAACGCCTGACGAAGTACGGAATATCTACGCCGAGTTTTTAATAACCCGGCTGGCCGCTTCAGAAGTATTTGTTAACGCCGCAAAACAAGCCCTATATGCAGGTATTTGA
- a CDS encoding ThuA domain-containing protein, producing MINRTMINRMMLFAALIVMAVFTAVNVNAQSKKKFKVIAFYTGRNDLAHISFMHEANRWFPEMAKKYNFTYDSTNNWANMNPEFLAKYQVVIFLDTRADNPEQRAAFEQYMKKGGAWMGFHFSAFALTPSDFPQNWDWYHNEFLGSGQYVSNTWHPTPAILRVEDPKHPVTKGLPKTFKTNPNEWYRWEHDLRKNPDIDILLSVDSTSFPLGTGPKQYEIWHSGYYPVAWTNKKYKMVYFNIGHNAMDYDGGTNKELSQTFANDDVDKLIINSLLWLGRGK from the coding sequence ATGATCAACCGGACTATGATTAACAGGATGATGCTGTTTGCAGCTCTCATCGTTATGGCTGTTTTTACTGCGGTAAATGTTAATGCCCAAAGCAAGAAGAAATTTAAAGTAATAGCCTTTTATACCGGCCGGAATGATCTGGCGCATATCAGCTTTATGCATGAGGCTAACCGCTGGTTCCCTGAAATGGCGAAGAAGTATAATTTCACTTACGATAGCACCAATAACTGGGCTAATATGAACCCCGAATTTCTGGCCAAATACCAGGTGGTGATATTTTTAGATACCCGTGCCGATAATCCTGAGCAACGTGCGGCTTTTGAGCAATATATGAAAAAGGGTGGCGCCTGGATGGGTTTTCACTTCTCGGCCTTTGCGCTTACGCCTTCGGATTTTCCGCAAAATTGGGACTGGTATCACAACGAATTTTTAGGCTCCGGGCAATATGTAAGCAATACCTGGCACCCAACCCCGGCCATATTAAGGGTTGAAGATCCTAAACATCCTGTTACCAAAGGTTTGCCTAAGACATTTAAAACAAATCCTAATGAATGGTACCGCTGGGAACACGATCTGCGCAAGAACCCGGATATAGACATCTTGTTATCGGTTGATTCAACAAGTTTTCCTTTAGGCACAGGCCCAAAGCAATACGAGATCTGGCATAGCGGCTATTACCCTGTAGCCTGGACAAACAAAAAATACAAAATGGTTTACTTTAATATTGGTCATAATGCTATGGACTATGATGGTGGTACCAATAAAGAACTATCGCAAACCTTTGCCAATGATGATGTAGATAAGCTGATCATCAATTCGCTGCTTTGGCTGGGGCGAGGGAAGTAG
- a CDS encoding SMI1/KNR4 family protein: MIEKLKLIGGVEKNLFCADDEQQIQNAFLNIEAIFNSHLPQSYKDFYINIGAFSFLELVCAKCIDVNPVMLKGNKISVGDFYCITGNDGSSITEVLSTFEEQLPVGLLPICDGELGDIICMSLREADYEYVYYFHHESPLGNDLFLIATNFVAFVMKLEIYEEG, from the coding sequence ATGATTGAAAAACTTAAGTTAATTGGAGGAGTTGAAAAGAATCTCTTTTGTGCCGATGATGAGCAACAGATACAGAACGCCTTTCTAAATATAGAAGCAATATTTAATTCACATTTGCCTCAATCTTACAAAGACTTTTATATAAATATAGGTGCTTTTTCCTTTTTAGAACTTGTTTGTGCAAAATGTATTGACGTAAATCCCGTTATGCTAAAGGGAAATAAAATAAGCGTTGGCGATTTTTATTGTATTACCGGAAATGATGGATCGTCAATAACTGAAGTTCTTTCAACTTTTGAAGAACAATTGCCCGTTGGCCTATTACCAATCTGCGATGGCGAATTAGGAGATATCATATGTATGAGCCTTCGAGAGGCTGACTACGAATATGTTTATTATTTCCATCACGAAAGTCCGCTTGGTAATGACTTATTTCTAATTGCAACAAACTTTGTAGCTTTTGTAATGAAATTGGAAATTTATGAAGAAGGTTAG